The segment TTGCTGTTATTCTGATTACAGTCTTAAAAGCGCAGGCACTCGTTCCCATTGGTGCTTGGATAGGTGCGCTCATTTCAGTGACGATCGTGTTTGCCCTGGGCTATCAAGGAGGACGAATTGTGAGTGAGCGATTGATTCTGGGCGGAATCGCGATCGCGACTCTATCCGGTTCTGCTCAAACGTTGCTGCTGCTATTCGCAGATGAAGGACAGGTACAAGGCGTTCTGAATTGGTTAATCGGAAGCTTGAATGGGCGCGGCTGGGCAGAACTTCATCTGGTTGCGCCCTACGTTGTGATCGCGCTGATCAGTGGATGTTTACTGGGTAAGACGATTAACTTACTCAATTTAGGGAACGAGATGGCAGTGAGTTTGGGTGTGTCATTAGTTCGATCGAGAATTTTAATTGGAGCCACTGCAAGTCTACTAGCAGCAAGCGCAGTGAGTATTTCGGGATTGATTGGATTTGTCGGATTAGTTGTGCCGCATGGGGTGCGATTGATCATTGGCAATGATTATCGTTGGGTGTTGCCAACGAGCGCAATCGCGGGTGCATTAGTTCTGACATTGGCAGATTTACTTTGTCGAATTGGCTCGATTGAATTTCCAGTCGGTGCTGTGACTGCCTTGCTCGGCTCCCCGTTGTTCATTTGGTTACTTTACCGCCGTCGCCAAGGAGTATTTTGATGCAGATTCCACTTTTAGAAACTCAGCAACTGACCGGGGGATATGGTGATCGCACGATCGTACAGGATATTCACCTGTCTCTGATTGCGGGAGAATGGTTAAGCTTAGTCGGTGCAAATGGTTCAGGTAAATCTACTCTATTACGGCTGCTCAGTCGAATTCTTACACCGACGCATGGAGCCGTTTTGCTTGATGGTAAAGCAATTCATCAGCAACCACCGCGTATCGTTGCTCAACGGCTTTCTCTCTTGCCTCAACAACAAACCATTCCCGAAGGACTGACCGT is part of the Leptolyngbya boryana PCC 6306 genome and harbors:
- a CDS encoding FecCD family ABC transporter permease, encoding MVKKDLRKGEPNSANSRALQHHSATFRALLLTLGLIIALVLTMILALSQGAIKLNVIELWQALFRQGEATQQTIIWDLRIPRIMSGVLVGASLGMSGAMLQGMLRNSLADSFVLGISSGAGLIAVILITVLKAQALVPIGAWIGALISVTIVFALGYQGGRIVSERLILGGIAIATLSGSAQTLLLLFADEGQVQGVLNWLIGSLNGRGWAELHLVAPYVVIALISGCLLGKTINLLNLGNEMAVSLGVSLVRSRILIGATASLLAASAVSISGLIGFVGLVVPHGVRLIIGNDYRWVLPTSAIAGALVLTLADLLCRIGSIEFPVGAVTALLGSPLFIWLLYRRRQGVF